One Esox lucius isolate fEsoLuc1 chromosome 1, fEsoLuc1.pri, whole genome shotgun sequence genomic region harbors:
- the wsb1 gene encoding WD repeat and SOCS box-containing protein 1 isoform X2, producing MNRFCNNVINMVVVSHCIQPRSCRVQLGCQVVCVHKCLAFPVTGGRCLNGFEGRERRADIEQPVQNAGWGHQCHRCCHTAGQPGACLTARSPVFLWDMDKYSLIRKLEGHHNDVVSCEFSPDGALLATASYDTRVIVWDPYMGTMLLELAHLFPPPSPIFAGGANDRWVRSVAFCHDGRHIASITDDRMVRFWSIEEKSPQAIAPITNGLCCAFSTDGSVLAAGSRDGSVHFWASPNSIASLQHLCRMALRRVMPTQQVQALPIPSLIRSYLSYQIL from the exons ATGAACAGATTCTGCAACAACGTGATAAACATGGTAGTCGTTAGTCACTGTATCCAGCCCCGCTCGTGCAGAGTGCAGCTGGGCTGTCAGGTTGTGTGTGTCCATAAGTGTCTTGCTTTCCCTGTCACAGGTGGCAGGTGTTTGAATGGTTTTGAAGGGAGGGAGCGCCGCGCTGACATAGAGCAGCCGGTGCAGAACGCTGGCTGGGGGCACCAGTGCCACCGCTGCTGCCACACTGCAGGGCAGCCTGGCGCCTGCCTGACCGCAAGGTCTCCT GTGTTCCTTTGGGATATGGATAAATATTCCCTGATCCGGAAGCTCGAGGGTCACCATAACGATGTGGTGTCTTGTGAGTTTTCTCCCGATGGAGCCTTGCTCGCCACTGCGTCCTATGACACACGCGTTATAGTCTGGGATCCCTACATGGGCACTATGCTACTGGAGCTGGC gcacctcttccctcctccctcccctatCTTTGCAGGAGGGGCCAACGACCGGTGGGTACGCTCTGTGGCGTTCTGTCATGACGGGAGACACATTGCCAGCATAACTGACGACAG AATGGTACGTTTCTGGAGTATTGAGGAAAAGTCCCCTCAGGCCATCGCCCCCATCACTAATGGCCTCTGCTGTGCATTCTCGACTGACGGGAGTGTCCTAGCAGCTGG GTCTCGCGATGGCAGTGTCCATTTCTGGGCGTCCCCTAACAGCATTGCCAGTCTCCAGCACCTGTGTCGCATGGCACTGCGACGGGTCATGCCCACACAGCAGGTGCAGGCGCTGCCCATCCCGTCGCTCATACGCTCCTACCTGTCCTACCAGATCCTTTAG
- the wsb1 gene encoding WD repeat and SOCS box-containing protein 1 isoform X3, with product MFLSLAVSVSLRRLPPEVPIVFLWDMDKYSLIRKLEGHHNDVVSCEFSPDGALLATASYDTRVIVWDPYMGTMLLELAHLFPPPSPIFAGGANDRWVRSVAFCHDGRHIASITDDRMVRFWSIEEKSPQAIAPITNGLCCAFSTDGSVLAAGSRDGSVHFWASPNSIASLQHLCRMALRRVMPTQQVQALPIPSLIRSYLSYQIL from the exons atgtttctttctctTGCAGTATCTGTCTCTCTTCGTAGGCTTCCGCCGGAGGTGCCTATT GTGTTCCTTTGGGATATGGATAAATATTCCCTGATCCGGAAGCTCGAGGGTCACCATAACGATGTGGTGTCTTGTGAGTTTTCTCCCGATGGAGCCTTGCTCGCCACTGCGTCCTATGACACACGCGTTATAGTCTGGGATCCCTACATGGGCACTATGCTACTGGAGCTGGC gcacctcttccctcctccctcccctatCTTTGCAGGAGGGGCCAACGACCGGTGGGTACGCTCTGTGGCGTTCTGTCATGACGGGAGACACATTGCCAGCATAACTGACGACAG AATGGTACGTTTCTGGAGTATTGAGGAAAAGTCCCCTCAGGCCATCGCCCCCATCACTAATGGCCTCTGCTGTGCATTCTCGACTGACGGGAGTGTCCTAGCAGCTGG GTCTCGCGATGGCAGTGTCCATTTCTGGGCGTCCCCTAACAGCATTGCCAGTCTCCAGCACCTGTGTCGCATGGCACTGCGACGGGTCATGCCCACACAGCAGGTGCAGGCGCTGCCCATCCCGTCGCTCATACGCTCCTACCTGTCCTACCAGATCCTTTAG
- the wsb1 gene encoding WD repeat and SOCS box-containing protein 1 isoform X4: MDKYSLIRKLEGHHNDVVSCEFSPDGALLATASYDTRVIVWDPYMGTMLLELAHLFPPPSPIFAGGANDRWVRSVAFCHDGRHIASITDDRMVRFWSIEEKSPQAIAPITNGLCCAFSTDGSVLAAGSRDGSVHFWASPNSIASLQHLCRMALRRVMPTQQVQALPIPSLIRSYLSYQIL; encoded by the exons ATGGATAAATATTCCCTGATCCGGAAGCTCGAGGGTCACCATAACGATGTGGTGTCTTGTGAGTTTTCTCCCGATGGAGCCTTGCTCGCCACTGCGTCCTATGACACACGCGTTATAGTCTGGGATCCCTACATGGGCACTATGCTACTGGAGCTGGC gcacctcttccctcctccctcccctatCTTTGCAGGAGGGGCCAACGACCGGTGGGTACGCTCTGTGGCGTTCTGTCATGACGGGAGACACATTGCCAGCATAACTGACGACAG AATGGTACGTTTCTGGAGTATTGAGGAAAAGTCCCCTCAGGCCATCGCCCCCATCACTAATGGCCTCTGCTGTGCATTCTCGACTGACGGGAGTGTCCTAGCAGCTGG GTCTCGCGATGGCAGTGTCCATTTCTGGGCGTCCCCTAACAGCATTGCCAGTCTCCAGCACCTGTGTCGCATGGCACTGCGACGGGTCATGCCCACACAGCAGGTGCAGGCGCTGCCCATCCCGTCGCTCATACGCTCCTACCTGTCCTACCAGATCCTTTAG